One window from the genome of Engraulis encrasicolus isolate BLACKSEA-1 chromosome 16, IST_EnEncr_1.0, whole genome shotgun sequence encodes:
- the sema4e gene encoding semaphorin-4E, producing MYVLAVLSVLHLCCSSPATSQDWPLDCTARKTIPYHSDNGRLFREDDVWNYTTVILREDLGLIVLGTRGVIYALDINNINTKKASVKWDVTDTQQTECTYKGKDQEIDCQNYIRILHTIEDGRIFVCGTNAFNPMCDYMNYTEGQLILQNDQEDGKGKCPFDPFQRFSSVWVEGELYSATSMNFLGSEPVVMRGSPEPIRTEFKTSWLNEPNFVFMDHIPEGANSPTGDDDKVYLFFSETAVEYDFYHKLAVSRVARVCKGDLGGQRTLQRKWTSFVKARLECPVLESQLPYLVQDVFRLCPDDDWNSCIFYAVFTPQMDSSDYSAVCAYSMHDIQQVFTEGKFKTPVTVETSFVKWVMFSGDLPTPRPGACIDAEAREQGIQSSLDLPDKTLQFIRDRPLMDQAVQPISSRPLLVKKGAWFLRIVVAPVAALDGATYPVMFIGTDSGSVLKAVDYPADNAADTFIIEEVQLFQSSNAIKILRLSESTGHLLVGSEVGIVQMPLSSCGRYKSCADCVLARDPYCAWDLTSGQCTAISSAQTQAKRKLIQNLQDGDTSLCPPSEKAKMINTSFVMGSNVKLKCELISNLAEATWYRGDNQLAPSDKHHISRDSLVIPNAGSDDAGMYTCWSTEGIAGHVHRRQEAEFKLTLGTEDPIAPQARSASKGLVGLQVLVVFLSLMLGILVGWNFYKGHFPLPCMQKQRQSSIEDSQADVPGVLEPLHCTEDKTTAPAGNSNNNHTDLANTVPVDGHATEESSI from the exons ATGTATGTCCTGGCTGTTCTGAGTGTCCTCCACCTCTGCTGTTCAAGTCCAGCGACAAGCCAAGACTGGCCTTTGGACTGCACTGCCCGAAAGACCATCCCTTACCACA gtgacAACGGGAGGCTGTTCAGAGAGGATGATGTGTGGAACTACACCACGGTCATCTTGCGAGAGGACCTGGGTCTGATTGTGCTGGGAACCAGAGGCGTCATCTATGCCCTCGacatcaacaacatcaacacCAAGAAGGCCTCT GTCAAATGGGATGTGACCGATACACAGCAGACAGAATGCACGTATAAGGGAAAGGACCAAGAA ATTGACTGTCAGAACTACATCCGCATACTGCATACAATAGAGGATGGAAGAATATTTGTATGTGGAACCAATGCTTTCAATCCAATGTGTGATTACATG AATTACACAGAGGGACAGTTGATTCTGCAAAATGACCAAGAGGATGGGAAAGGGAAATGCCCCTTCGATCCCTTTCAGAGGTTCTCATCAGTGTGGGTTG AGGGAGAACTGTACTCGGCCACCTCCATGAACTTCCTGGGTTCAGAGCCTGTGGTGATGCGGGGTTCCCCAGAGCCAATCCGCACCGAGTTCAAGACCTCCTGGCTTAATG AACCCAACTTCGTTTTCATGGACCATATTCCTGAGGGTGCGAATAGCCCCACTGGAGATGACGACAAGGTCTATCTGTTCTTCAGTGAGACTGCGGTGGAATATGACTTCTACCATAAGCTGGCTGTGTCTCGGGTTGCAAGGGTCTGCAAG GGAGACTTAGGGGGCCAGAGGACTCTTCAGAGGAAGTGGACATCTTTTGTGAAAGCGCGTCTGGAGTGTCCTGTCCTGGAGTCCCAGCTGCCTTACTTAGTGCAGGATGTGTTCCGCTTATGTCCTGATGACGACTGGAACTCATGTATATTCTACGCCGTCTTTACGCCTCAGAT GGACTCATCCGACTATTcagctgtgtgtgcatacagcatGCATGATATACAACAAGTGTTTACTGAGGGGAAGTTCAAAACGCCTGTTACCGTGGAAACCTCTTTTGTGAAATGGGTCATGTTCAGTGGTGATCTGCCCACCCCTCGCCCGGGAGCG TGCATTGACGCCGAGGCACGTGAGCAGGGCATTCAGAGCTCTCTCGACCTGCCTGACAAGACTCTGCAGTTTATCCGAGACCGCCCACTGATGGACCAGGCGGTTCAGCCAATCAGCAGCCGGCCACTGCTGGTAAAGAAAGGGGCCTGGTTCCTGCGCATTGTAGTGGCCCCTGTGGCAGCTTTGGATGGAGCCACTTACCCAGTCATGTTCATTGGCACAG ACTCTGGCTCTGTACTCAAAGCCGTCGACTACCCTGCAGACAATGCAGCAGACACCTTCATAATTGAGGAAGTGCAACTCTTTCAGTCATCCAATGCAATCAAGATTCTCAGGCTCTCTGAAAGCACG GGTCACCTGTTAGTGGGCTCTGAAGTCGGCATAGTGCAGATGCCACTGAGTTCTTGTGGCCGGTATAAATCCTGTGCGGACTGTGTCCTTGCCCGTGATCCCTACTGTGCATGGGATCTCACCTCAGGACAGTGTACTGCCATCAGCTCGGCACAGACTCAAGCAAAGAG GAAGCTGATTCAGAACCTGCAGGATGGAGATACTTCTCTATGCCCCCCTTCAG AGAAGGCAAAGATGATCAACACCAGCTTCGTAATGGGAAGCAATGTGAAGCTGAAGTGTGAGCTCATCTCTAACCTGGCAGAGGCGACCTGGTATAGAGGGGACAACCAGCTGGCTCCGTCGGATAAACATCACATCAGTAGGGACAGCCTTGTGATCCCCAACGCTGGATCGGATGACGCTGGCATGTACACCTGCTGGTCAACGGAGGGTATAGCAGGCCATGTGCACCGCAGGCAGGAGGCCGAGTTCAAACTCACTCTCGGGACAGAGGACCCCATCGCGCCCCAGGCACGGTCGGCCAGCAAGGGCTTGGTGGGCCTGCAGGTCCTGGTGGTGTTCCTGTCTCTAATGCTGGGCATTCTAGTTGGGTGGAACTTCTATAAGGGCCACTTTCCATTGCCTTGCATGCAGAAACAAAGACAGTCCTCCATTGAGGACAGCCAAGCAGATGTGCCCGGTGTGCTAGAGCCCCTACACTGCACAGAGGACAAAACCACAGCCCCAGCTGGGAACAGTAACAACAACCACACCGACCTGGCAAACACTGTCCCCGTGGATGGCCACGCCACTGAGGAATCCAGTATCTAA